In Amycolatopsis sp. EV170708-02-1, the following are encoded in one genomic region:
- a CDS encoding CaiB/BaiF CoA-transferase family protein encodes MLDEMTLLSFTHFVQGPAAAQYLADLGADVVTVEPPGGAWERRVGSGGIRLAGRSVTFLSVNRNKRSIAVDLKHPDAAAVLRPLIERADVLLENYRDGALDRLGLGYEAVRAIKPDIIYASASGWGSRGPMAGRPGVDLLVQARTGLVGVTGDRPTAAGTPVVDQHGAALLAMGVLAAYARKLTTGKGTRVESSLLGAGLDLQAESLALYFSGHRGPEDLRRPAELACWSIDAPYGVYRLKDASIVIAVHGAMDDLGDALGSPVLTGYDQQARRSERDEYTSAVAGVLAGMTYADVAERLGPKGFWFERVAGYDDVRTDPQVAAEGLLGEFDVDGERATVLRHPVRYDGELPGIRTAPAGLGEHTAEVLAAAGFSAGDIDGLRAAGVVFGGED; translated from the coding sequence ATGCTCGATGAGATGACGTTGCTGAGCTTCACGCATTTCGTCCAGGGACCCGCCGCCGCGCAGTACCTCGCGGATCTCGGCGCCGACGTGGTGACCGTCGAACCGCCCGGCGGTGCGTGGGAGCGCAGGGTCGGCAGCGGCGGTATCCGCCTCGCCGGGCGCAGTGTCACGTTCCTTTCGGTGAACCGGAACAAGCGCTCGATCGCCGTCGATCTCAAGCACCCGGACGCGGCGGCCGTGCTCCGCCCGCTGATCGAGCGGGCGGACGTACTGCTGGAGAACTACCGGGACGGCGCGCTGGACCGGCTCGGCCTCGGGTACGAAGCGGTCCGGGCGATCAAACCGGACATCATCTACGCCTCCGCGAGCGGCTGGGGCTCGCGGGGCCCGATGGCCGGGCGGCCCGGCGTCGACCTGCTGGTGCAGGCGCGGACCGGACTCGTCGGCGTCACCGGCGACCGGCCGACCGCCGCCGGAACCCCGGTCGTGGACCAGCACGGAGCCGCGTTGCTCGCGATGGGGGTGCTGGCCGCCTACGCCCGCAAACTCACCACCGGCAAGGGCACCCGCGTCGAGTCGAGCCTGCTCGGCGCCGGCCTCGACCTGCAGGCCGAATCACTCGCGCTGTACTTCTCCGGCCATCGCGGACCCGAAGACCTGCGGCGTCCGGCCGAGCTGGCGTGCTGGTCGATCGACGCGCCATACGGCGTCTACCGGTTGAAGGACGCCTCGATCGTGATCGCGGTGCACGGGGCGATGGACGACCTCGGCGACGCGCTCGGCTCGCCCGTGCTCACCGGTTACGACCAGCAGGCCCGCCGTTCCGAACGCGACGAGTACACCTCGGCGGTAGCGGGCGTGCTCGCCGGAATGACCTACGCCGACGTCGCGGAACGACTGGGCCCCAAGGGTTTCTGGTTCGAGCGGGTCGCGGGCTACGACGACGTGCGCACCGATCCTCAAGTGGCGGCCGAGGGCCTGCTCGGGGAATTCGATGTGGACGGTGAGCGGGCCACGGTCCTGCGGCATCCGGTCCGGTACGACGGCGAGCTTCCCGGCATCCGCACCGCCCCCGCCGGGCTCGGCGAGCACACCGCGGAGGTTTTGGCGGCCGCCGGGTTCTCCGCCGGCGACATCGACGGCTTGCGGGCCGCGGGCGTGGTGTTCGGCGGGGAGGACTGA
- a CDS encoding ABC transporter permease: MVSPLRRPGTLISAAVLVVAVTAALAPGLFTAADPLADDLAERLRPPGAGHPFGTDELGRDLLARVAHGSAASLSAAVVAVGIAVLAGSVLGLVAGTARGVLDDMVMRAVEVLLAVPSFLLVLIVVAVLGPGTGPVAIAVGVSATAVFARITRAEVIRVRGAGYVEAAAVSGTGRRATLVTHVLPNAAGPVAALAALELGNAILTVAAVGFLGFGAPPPDPEWGSLIAAGRQFLASAWWLTTLPGLVIVAVVLAVNHLGHTLRSENR; the protein is encoded by the coding sequence ATGGTGAGCCCGCTGCGCAGGCCGGGGACGCTGATATCCGCCGCCGTCCTGGTGGTGGCCGTGACCGCGGCGCTGGCACCGGGTCTGTTCACCGCCGCGGACCCCCTCGCCGACGACCTCGCCGAACGGTTGCGGCCACCCGGCGCGGGACATCCGTTCGGCACCGACGAACTCGGACGAGATCTGCTGGCGCGTGTGGCACACGGGTCGGCGGCGTCCCTGTCCGCGGCCGTGGTGGCGGTGGGCATCGCGGTGCTGGCGGGCTCGGTGCTCGGCCTGGTGGCGGGCACCGCCCGGGGCGTGCTGGACGACATGGTCATGCGGGCGGTGGAGGTACTGCTCGCGGTGCCGTCGTTCCTGCTCGTGCTGATCGTGGTCGCGGTACTCGGCCCGGGTACCGGCCCGGTGGCGATCGCCGTGGGTGTCTCCGCCACCGCGGTGTTCGCCAGGATCACCCGGGCCGAGGTCATCCGGGTCCGCGGCGCCGGCTACGTGGAAGCGGCCGCGGTGTCCGGCACCGGACGACGGGCGACCCTGGTGACGCACGTGCTGCCCAACGCGGCGGGTCCGGTCGCCGCGCTGGCGGCACTCGAACTGGGTAACGCGATCCTCACCGTCGCCGCGGTCGGCTTTCTGGGATTCGGCGCTCCGCCGCCGGATCCGGAGTGGGGCTCCCTGATCGCCGCCGGCCGCCAGTTCCTCGCCTCCGCGTGGTGGCTCACCACGCTTCCCGGCCTCGTCATCGTGGCCGTGGTCCTCGCGGTCAACCACCTGGGCCACACCTTGAGATCGGAGAACCGATGA
- a CDS encoding DUF397 domain-containing protein, with product MNNEDAVAALADATNWHKSSYSKENGCVAVGSVPGVIGVRDTKLGAASPILAFDPAEWAAFILGVKDGEFDEL from the coding sequence ATGAACAACGAGGACGCCGTCGCCGCCCTCGCCGACGCGACCAATTGGCACAAATCCTCCTACAGCAAGGAAAACGGCTGCGTCGCGGTCGGGTCCGTTCCCGGCGTGATCGGGGTCCGCGACACCAAACTCGGTGCCGCCAGCCCGATCCTCGCGTTCGACCCCGCCGAATGGGCCGCGTTCATCCTAGGCGTAAAGGACGGCGAGTTCGACGAGCTGTAA
- a CDS encoding alpha/beta fold hydrolase, translating to MARLRVPGCVIDCAVVGDGPAVLLLHGWPQTGYAWRQVVPLLATRYTVVVPDLPGFGASSRMTGGYDKRSVAEVLHRLMLVLGFSRYHVVGHDVGGQVAYPLAALHRESVASLTFVEAGIPGLGDSLAAANPLTGGSWHFGFNMVPDLPEFLLSGRERGYLEFMFRRDSIGLYVSDAIREADLDVYARALAAPGAVRATMGYYRALPDDIEDNRGLCVAGPVTAPTLVVGARYGVGLGWLDTVEAAARDVSSCWVEECGHYVPEERPAELAGILMERWAA from the coding sequence ATGGCACGACTCAGGGTTCCGGGATGTGTGATCGACTGCGCGGTCGTGGGTGACGGGCCCGCGGTCCTGCTGTTGCACGGATGGCCGCAGACCGGGTACGCGTGGCGGCAGGTGGTCCCGTTGCTGGCCACGCGATACACCGTCGTGGTTCCGGACTTGCCCGGTTTCGGTGCCAGTTCGCGGATGACCGGCGGCTACGACAAGCGTTCCGTGGCGGAGGTGCTGCATCGGCTGATGCTCGTCCTGGGCTTTTCGCGGTACCACGTCGTCGGGCACGACGTGGGTGGCCAGGTCGCGTATCCGCTCGCGGCGCTGCATCGGGAGTCGGTGGCGAGCCTGACCTTCGTGGAAGCGGGGATCCCCGGCCTGGGAGACAGTCTGGCCGCGGCGAACCCGCTCACCGGTGGATCGTGGCATTTCGGCTTCAACATGGTGCCCGACCTGCCCGAATTCCTGTTGTCCGGGCGCGAACGCGGCTATCTCGAGTTCATGTTCCGCCGTGACTCGATCGGGCTGTACGTCTCCGACGCGATCAGGGAGGCGGACCTCGACGTGTACGCCCGCGCGCTGGCCGCGCCGGGAGCGGTGCGCGCGACGATGGGGTACTACCGCGCGCTGCCGGACGACATCGAGGACAACCGCGGGTTGTGCGTGGCCGGTCCGGTCACGGCGCCGACCCTCGTCGTGGGTGCGCGGTACGGTGTCGGACTCGGCTGGCTGGACACCGTCGAGGCCGCGGCGCGGGACGTGTCGTCGTGCTGGGTGGAAGAATGCGGCCACTACGTTCCGGAGGAGCGGCCCGCCGAACTGGCGGGGATCCTCATGGAGAGGTGGGCGGCATGA
- a CDS encoding NADPH:quinone oxidoreductase family protein encodes MRALVCTRLGELELLDLPSPRPGPGEVVVEVSHIGLNFHDTLIVAGRHVVRPEPPFSPGSEYAGTVVAVGAGVRSVGVGDRVTGNEEYGCARETVVVRADRVTVLPDHVPDRQAAAILVAYSTAYHALVQRAGLRAGETLAVLGAAGGVGSAAVDVGNLLGARVIAGASTVDRANSARGYGAHEAFSYGDTDAKTAIKDLTGGGADVVFDPVGGAVGEAAVRAVAWEGRYLVVGFASGDIPRLGLNIPLVKGSSVVGVFFGEFVRRAREAHEANLRVIFEWAGAGRLRHRVHDILPLAEGRRALDDLAAGKVEGKLLLRVTA; translated from the coding sequence ATGCGCGCGCTCGTCTGCACCCGTCTCGGCGAGCTCGAACTGCTCGACCTGCCGTCACCGCGTCCCGGACCGGGTGAGGTCGTGGTCGAGGTGAGCCATATCGGGCTGAACTTCCACGACACGCTCATCGTGGCGGGCAGACACGTGGTGCGGCCCGAACCCCCGTTCTCTCCCGGCAGCGAGTACGCGGGCACCGTGGTGGCCGTGGGTGCGGGTGTGCGGTCGGTGGGAGTCGGCGACCGGGTCACCGGGAACGAGGAATACGGATGCGCGCGCGAGACCGTAGTCGTCCGAGCCGACCGCGTCACCGTTCTGCCGGACCACGTCCCCGACCGTCAGGCGGCGGCGATCCTGGTGGCCTACTCGACGGCGTACCACGCCCTCGTCCAGCGGGCGGGGTTACGAGCGGGTGAGACCCTCGCCGTACTCGGGGCGGCGGGCGGTGTCGGCTCCGCCGCTGTCGATGTCGGGAACCTCTTAGGCGCGAGGGTGATCGCCGGAGCGTCCACTGTGGACCGCGCGAACTCGGCCCGCGGGTACGGCGCGCACGAGGCGTTCTCCTACGGTGACACCGACGCCAAGACGGCGATCAAGGACTTGACCGGCGGTGGCGCGGATGTGGTCTTCGACCCGGTTGGCGGCGCGGTGGGCGAGGCGGCAGTACGTGCCGTGGCCTGGGAGGGCCGGTATCTCGTGGTCGGTTTCGCGTCCGGCGACATCCCGCGACTCGGCCTGAACATCCCCCTCGTCAAGGGCTCGTCGGTGGTGGGTGTGTTCTTCGGGGAGTTCGTCCGGCGGGCCCGCGAAGCCCACGAGGCGAACCTGCGCGTGATCTTCGAATGGGCGGGCGCGGGCAGGTTGCGTCACCGTGTGCACGACATTCTGCCGCTCGCTGAGGGACGGCGCGCGCTCGATGACCTCGCGGCGGGCAAGGTCGAAGGCAAACTGCTGCTGCGCGTGACGGCATGA
- a CDS encoding ABC transporter permease produces the protein MRRFILKRAWQATVVVLAAYTLTFAAFYLLPADPVRIMIGPENVVDEARVAALRAEYGLDRPAVVRYFDGLLDALRGDFGTSFQTGHGVGATIAEAAPRTLALAGAALLVAVPLGFLLAWAAAHTGRPWLRRLLGGVPGLSLSVPTFWLGLMLLQIFSFGLRLFPARGDGLEALVLPAVTLAVPSSAFVAQVLSARLLPEMRQAYVNTARAKGASRARVVTAHALRNAAMPALTMVSLLVGWLLSGSVVVETVFARNGLGRLVESAVTARDLPVLQGLVVVTTTLVTLLALAVDLLHPVVDVRERLW, from the coding sequence GTGCGCCGGTTCATCCTGAAGCGGGCATGGCAGGCCACCGTCGTGGTGCTGGCGGCCTACACCCTGACCTTCGCGGCCTTCTACCTGCTACCCGCCGATCCGGTGCGAATCATGATCGGTCCGGAGAACGTGGTGGACGAGGCCCGTGTGGCCGCGCTGCGCGCCGAGTACGGCCTGGACCGGCCCGCGGTCGTGCGGTACTTCGACGGGCTTCTGGACGCTCTACGCGGCGACTTCGGCACGTCCTTCCAGACAGGACACGGCGTCGGCGCGACGATCGCCGAAGCGGCACCCCGGACGCTGGCGCTGGCGGGTGCCGCGTTACTGGTGGCCGTCCCGCTGGGATTCCTGCTCGCCTGGGCGGCCGCGCACACCGGCAGGCCGTGGCTTCGCCGTCTGCTCGGCGGTGTGCCGGGCCTGTCGCTGTCGGTGCCGACGTTCTGGCTCGGCCTGATGTTGCTGCAGATCTTCTCGTTCGGACTGCGGCTGTTCCCGGCCCGCGGCGACGGGCTCGAGGCCTTGGTCCTGCCCGCGGTGACACTGGCTGTGCCGTCGTCGGCGTTCGTGGCTCAAGTCCTGTCGGCGCGGCTGCTGCCGGAAATGCGCCAGGCCTATGTGAACACGGCGCGGGCCAAGGGTGCGTCGCGGGCCAGGGTGGTGACGGCGCACGCGCTGCGCAACGCGGCGATGCCCGCGCTGACGATGGTGTCGCTGCTGGTCGGCTGGCTGCTGTCCGGATCGGTTGTGGTGGAGACGGTGTTCGCCCGCAACGGGCTCGGCAGGCTGGTCGAATCGGCGGTGACGGCACGGGATCTGCCGGTACTGCAAGGACTCGTCGTGGTCACCACGACGCTCGTCACCCTGCTCGCCCTGGCCGTCGACCTGCTGCATCCGGTGGTGGACGTCCGGGAGCGGTTATGGTGA
- a CDS encoding helix-turn-helix transcriptional regulator: MATNSPTALRWWFAVAMRRLREAAGISREAAASEIQGSVSAIAHIENGRSLPKPLELRSLLALYGVAGQNEKFQGLRERARKGKDWFIGFDQHEVPADFGLFLGMESSASQLESWDAHVIPGLLQTRAYAEAIIRGNDTELPDDEVASRVELRMARQRMVFEEGERPLVWRVIAQPALDWLVGGVEVMREQLEHLAVLAARPGIKLQVLPTSIGAHTGVEGTFTILSAPPELEDYPGCVYVETLVEPYYYEELTKIRAYRNALAELRVKASEPEKTPALFRQLAKEL; encoded by the coding sequence GTGGCCACGAACAGCCCGACCGCGCTGAGATGGTGGTTCGCCGTCGCGATGCGGCGCCTGCGCGAAGCCGCCGGGATCAGCCGCGAGGCCGCGGCCTCCGAGATCCAGGGCAGCGTCTCGGCGATCGCGCACATCGAGAACGGCCGCTCGCTCCCGAAACCCCTGGAGCTAAGGAGCTTGCTCGCGCTCTACGGGGTCGCCGGGCAGAACGAGAAATTCCAGGGCCTACGAGAGCGCGCCCGCAAGGGCAAGGACTGGTTCATCGGCTTCGACCAGCACGAAGTTCCCGCTGACTTCGGCCTGTTCCTCGGCATGGAATCCTCCGCCAGCCAGCTGGAGAGCTGGGACGCCCACGTCATCCCCGGCCTGCTGCAAACCCGCGCCTACGCTGAGGCGATCATCCGCGGCAACGACACAGAACTGCCCGACGACGAGGTCGCCAGCCGCGTGGAACTGCGCATGGCACGCCAGCGCATGGTCTTCGAAGAAGGCGAACGCCCGCTCGTCTGGCGGGTGATCGCCCAACCTGCACTGGACTGGCTCGTCGGTGGAGTCGAGGTTATGCGCGAGCAACTGGAACACCTCGCCGTCCTCGCCGCGCGTCCCGGGATCAAATTGCAGGTGCTGCCCACATCGATCGGCGCGCACACTGGTGTCGAAGGAACATTCACGATCCTGTCCGCGCCGCCGGAACTCGAGGACTACCCCGGCTGCGTATACGTGGAGACACTGGTCGAGCCCTACTACTACGAGGAGTTGACGAAGATCAGGGCCTACCGCAACGCCTTGGCCGAACTCCGAGTCAAGGCCAGCGAGCCGGAGAAGACACCGGCGCTGTTCCGTCAGCTAGCAAAGGAACTGTGA
- a CDS encoding ABC transporter ATP-binding protein, whose protein sequence is MTLLTVRGLTVHYGRSPAVADAHLSIHSGQVVAVVGESGSGKSTLAQALVGLLPPAAHVRGEITFDGARVDRLTDRRWRRLRGRRIAYVPQDPGTALNPLMTIRAQVAEALRLNGNSAAPATVLARAGIPDPDRVLACHPHQLSGGYRQRVLLGMALAGRPALVIADEPTSALDTTVQKAVLDLIRSMAADGTSVLLITHDLGVAADRADRVAVMSGGRIVEEGPATQVFGNPQDAYTRLLIDSVPRPLASARPVTEPLLEACELRKTYGETVAVDGVSFALGEAGALGLVGESGSGKSTIARMVTGLAEPTAGRVLVAGDPPALGNGRVQFVAQNPYSSLDPLWSVGRIIAEPLRARGMGRAQRRSRVLGLLTDVALPESYATRRPGTLSGGQRQRVAIARALAPRPDLIVLDEPVSALDVVTQAQILSLLRRLRDLHGLAYLLISHDLAVVASAADHLVVLRNGRLVETGPTGDVLSSPAAPFTRELLDAVPGGLSGAVTPG, encoded by the coding sequence ATGACCCTGCTGACGGTCCGCGGCCTCACCGTCCACTATGGACGCTCGCCCGCCGTCGCCGACGCCCACCTGTCCATCCACTCCGGACAGGTCGTGGCGGTGGTCGGCGAGTCCGGGTCAGGCAAGTCGACGCTGGCTCAGGCCCTCGTCGGTCTCCTGCCACCAGCCGCGCATGTGCGCGGCGAGATCACGTTCGACGGAGCGCGGGTCGACCGGCTCACGGACCGGCGGTGGCGACGGCTGCGCGGGCGACGGATCGCCTACGTGCCGCAAGACCCGGGGACCGCGTTGAACCCGCTGATGACCATCCGTGCGCAGGTGGCGGAAGCCTTGCGGCTCAACGGGAACTCGGCCGCCCCTGCCACGGTGCTGGCGCGTGCCGGCATTCCCGACCCGGACCGGGTACTCGCCTGCCACCCGCATCAACTGTCCGGCGGGTACCGGCAGCGCGTGCTGCTGGGCATGGCGCTCGCCGGTCGCCCGGCGCTGGTGATCGCCGACGAGCCGACATCCGCGCTCGACACGACCGTGCAGAAGGCGGTCCTGGACCTGATCCGGTCGATGGCGGCTGACGGGACGAGTGTCCTGCTGATCACCCACGACCTCGGTGTCGCCGCGGACCGGGCCGACCGGGTGGCCGTCATGTCCGGTGGCCGGATCGTCGAGGAGGGCCCGGCCACCCAGGTGTTCGGCAACCCACAGGACGCCTACACCCGGCTGCTGATCGACTCGGTGCCCCGGCCGCTGGCGTCGGCCAGACCTGTCACCGAACCGCTGCTGGAAGCCTGCGAGCTGCGCAAAACCTATGGCGAGACGGTCGCTGTCGATGGTGTGTCCTTCGCCCTGGGCGAAGCAGGCGCGCTCGGCCTCGTGGGCGAATCCGGCTCGGGCAAGTCCACGATCGCGCGGATGGTCACCGGCCTTGCCGAGCCCACGGCCGGCCGTGTCCTGGTCGCGGGCGATCCGCCCGCTCTCGGGAACGGCAGGGTGCAGTTCGTGGCGCAGAACCCGTACAGTTCGCTCGATCCGCTGTGGAGCGTCGGGCGGATCATCGCGGAACCGTTGCGGGCACGAGGAATGGGCCGCGCCCAGCGCAGAAGCCGGGTGCTCGGGCTGCTCACCGACGTCGCCCTGCCCGAGTCGTACGCCACGCGACGACCGGGCACCTTGTCCGGTGGGCAGCGGCAACGGGTGGCGATCGCCCGTGCGCTCGCCCCCAGACCGGACCTGATCGTGCTCGACGAGCCTGTCTCCGCCTTGGACGTCGTGACGCAGGCGCAGATCCTGTCGTTGCTCCGGCGACTCCGGGACCTCCACGGGCTGGCGTATCTGCTCATCTCGCACGATCTGGCGGTGGTCGCGTCGGCCGCGGACCACCTCGTGGTGCTGAGGAACGGACGGCTGGTCGAAACGGGACCGACCGGCGACGTGTTGTCCTCGCCCGCCGCGCCGTTCACCCGGGAGCTACTCGACGCCGTCCCGGGTGGATTGTCCGGTGCGGTGACGCCGGGTTGA
- a CDS encoding alpha/beta fold hydrolase, producing MSDVVLIHGAWHGAGHFAALAAALTVRGHRVLAVDLRGHGTRARIPASYLARDTEALRTERSPLADLTLDDVAADVVAVLRRCARPAVLVAHSMGGTVATRVAESAPDLVAHLVYLAAFVPTRLGPPAAYLALPEAKTALGGGLYLGDPAAIGAVRIDPRSTDSAYRNELRAAYFSDVDDVDFRALAATLSPDQPLSFLTTATGATERRWGSVPRTYLRTAADRALPVELQDVMIRDADGLAPGTAFDQVTMDAGHAVFAAHPDEVADAIERSTRRHRTGQSTRDGVE from the coding sequence ATGAGCGACGTGGTGCTGATTCACGGCGCCTGGCACGGTGCCGGGCATTTCGCGGCTTTGGCGGCCGCGCTGACCGTCCGCGGCCACCGTGTGCTGGCCGTGGACCTGCGTGGCCACGGGACCAGGGCCCGCATCCCGGCGAGTTATCTGGCCAGGGACACCGAGGCCTTGCGCACGGAGCGTTCGCCGCTGGCGGATCTCACGTTGGACGACGTGGCGGCCGATGTCGTGGCCGTCTTACGCCGGTGTGCCCGGCCGGCGGTGCTGGTCGCGCACAGCATGGGCGGCACCGTCGCCACCCGCGTGGCCGAGTCGGCTCCGGACCTGGTGGCGCATCTGGTCTATCTGGCGGCGTTCGTCCCGACGCGCCTCGGCCCGCCGGCCGCCTATCTGGCCTTACCGGAGGCGAAGACCGCGCTGGGCGGAGGCCTCTACCTCGGCGACCCGGCAGCGATCGGCGCGGTGCGCATCGATCCCCGGAGCACCGACTCCGCGTACCGGAACGAGTTGCGCGCCGCGTACTTCTCCGATGTGGACGATGTGGATTTCCGTGCGCTGGCCGCCACGCTCAGCCCGGACCAGCCGCTGTCCTTCCTCACCACCGCGACGGGGGCGACCGAGCGGCGGTGGGGGAGCGTCCCGAGGACCTATCTGCGCACCGCCGCCGACCGCGCATTGCCGGTCGAACTCCAGGACGTGATGATCCGTGACGCCGACGGCCTTGCTCCGGGGACCGCGTTCGACCAAGTGACCATGGACGCCGGGCACGCGGTCTTCGCCGCGCACCCGGACGAGGTGGCCGACGCGATCGAGCGATCAACCCGGCGTCACCGCACCGGACAATCCACCCGGGACGGCGTCGAGTAG
- a CDS encoding MFS transporter, with amino-acid sequence MTRTGLALAALITGTLLAPLNSSMVAVALTPIGREFGLPLGTATWVVTVFYLTACVCQPVLGRVADRIGPRRLFTAGLTVAAVASAAAATAGSVPALILCRGLQAAGVAAAFPCAVLVIRRGTGELGTARLAAVATANTTAGAVGPVLGGLLTAWAGWQAVFWVNLPLMLGALLLAWRAIGPDEPRPRTGGAIRALDPAGVLLFAAAVVGLLDLMLGFSWPAAALFAVATTGFLWWERRAATPFVDVRALAATPGLVAVLATFLLFNLAYYGAFYGLPPWLQTTLGYDAAQAGLLVMPIAATSVVATVLGGPVTRRLGVGRALLFAGALLPVGVSALATFGPSTPAWLIVLDGIVLGIPYGLCNLGLQRLMYERAPEQMSGVVAGLFQSTRYVGAILAVGVVGATAPRSPGSPPDLRVLAIAMTAVAALMLCSLRLVDGSRSKPGLLPRVL; translated from the coding sequence ATGACCCGGACCGGGCTCGCACTCGCCGCACTGATCACCGGGACGCTGCTGGCACCGTTGAACTCGTCGATGGTCGCGGTCGCACTGACCCCGATCGGACGGGAGTTCGGCCTCCCGCTGGGCACGGCGACCTGGGTGGTCACCGTGTTCTACCTGACCGCGTGCGTCTGCCAGCCGGTGCTCGGCCGGGTCGCGGACCGGATCGGCCCGCGCCGGCTGTTCACCGCCGGGCTCACGGTGGCGGCGGTCGCCTCGGCCGCGGCCGCCACCGCCGGATCGGTACCGGCGCTCATCCTGTGCCGTGGTCTCCAAGCCGCCGGTGTGGCCGCCGCGTTCCCGTGCGCGGTTCTCGTCATCCGCCGCGGCACCGGGGAACTCGGGACCGCGCGGCTCGCGGCCGTCGCCACCGCGAACACCACCGCGGGCGCGGTCGGCCCGGTACTGGGCGGGCTGCTCACCGCCTGGGCCGGATGGCAGGCCGTCTTCTGGGTGAACCTGCCGCTGATGCTCGGGGCGCTGCTGCTGGCGTGGCGAGCCATCGGGCCGGACGAGCCGCGGCCGCGGACCGGCGGGGCGATCCGCGCGCTGGACCCGGCGGGGGTGCTGCTGTTCGCGGCGGCCGTGGTCGGCCTGCTGGATCTGATGCTCGGCTTCTCGTGGCCCGCCGCGGCACTGTTCGCCGTCGCGACGACCGGGTTCCTGTGGTGGGAGCGGCGCGCGGCGACGCCGTTCGTCGACGTCCGAGCACTGGCCGCCACACCTGGGCTAGTGGCAGTACTCGCCACGTTCCTGCTGTTCAACCTGGCCTATTACGGCGCGTTCTACGGTCTACCGCCCTGGCTCCAGACCACGCTCGGGTATGACGCCGCGCAAGCCGGACTGCTGGTCATGCCGATCGCCGCGACCAGCGTGGTGGCGACCGTGCTCGGCGGACCGGTGACGCGAAGGCTCGGCGTCGGCCGGGCCCTGCTGTTCGCCGGCGCCCTGCTGCCGGTCGGGGTGTCCGCGCTCGCGACGTTCGGCCCGTCGACCCCGGCGTGGCTGATCGTGCTCGACGGGATCGTGCTCGGGATCCCGTACGGGCTGTGCAACCTCGGCCTGCAACGCCTCATGTACGAGCGGGCTCCGGAGCAGATGTCCGGGGTGGTCGCCGGGCTCTTCCAGTCGACCCGTTACGTCGGCGCCATCCTCGCCGTCGGCGTGGTCGGGGCGACCGCTCCCCGCTCCCCCGGTTCCCCGCCGGACCTTCGCGTGCTCGCCATCGCGATGACCGCCGTCGCCGCCCTCATGCTCTGTTCTCTCCGCTTGGTTGACGGGTCTCGTTCCAAACCCGGCTTGCTGCCTCGGGTCCTCTAA